The DNA sequence taaatgaaaatgaaatgctgatgtgtttgggtttgtttgttttgttgtgtgtgttcgAAATCTAAAGTATATTTCAATGTCATACAGATGGCATTTGCTCTTCATTCGTTGTTCCTCCTTTGCGGGATCAGTGGACTCTTGACTGGAGTCGTAAGTCAAAATCTCACCCCGCCGACTGAAATCAATATAGATTTATAATGGTGTCTGATATACGGGCGTCTTCATTTGTTCCAATGTTATTGTAACCACATGCTTTTCTTCTTCAGTGGGCTTTCCCTTCGAAAATATCCAACGGTTGGTAGCTGTGACtcagtcatacttttttttttttacttccaagtTCATTGACACCACACTTGATTGTCTCTTTTTCGTCTGGAAACACATCAATAATTACGGAACAATTGTGCTGCAGGCCTTTTCTGTCCTAAAGGCTGGACTCTGTTGGACTGTAACTGTTACGTTTACCAGGAAGAACAAAGGACCTTTGCAGATGCAGAGGTATAACTCACTCCTTATAAAAGCAGTGAATCATCTGTCTTATAATTGAACATTTTGGCTGCCCAGAGCCAAAACATCTTGCCAACTGCCTGGCATACCTGAAAAACTGAAATCTACGTGTTCACCCCTGTCCCCGCAGGCTGTCTGCAACATTCTTGGTGGGAATCTGGTGTCCATCCACAGTGGCTTGGAAAATGCCGTCGTTCAGCAACTGATTGTCGCCggtaccaataatgataacgagGCCTGGATTGGGCTTCATGATTCAATTTTGGTACAACagcagaaatattttttgtcactTGTATTTCAGTAATTTTGCAAGAGAAAAGGAACGTGTTCTCAACCTTGCGACCAGCTTACGGGCCGGAGGCTTAGAGTTGAGGGTTTTCAGCATTCGATTGTTCGGACTTCATGAGGGGAAAACACAGTGGAACACATCATCTATCTTGACATTTGTGAAATGTGCACAAAGAGGACCTTTAAGTGGTTCAACTTGGTGAATTAATCAATTTTTCTTTCAGGAAAGATTATACATTTAACACCATCATTTCATCACCTTTTGCTCCACGCTCCGACCTCGAACTCCAGCTCGGCTCAGTTTCATAATGAGACCGTATGATTCTAATAATGTTCAAGAACAATTGATATTAGATTCCTGTGACAAACAAACAGCGGATGCAAATTCAAGCAGTGGTTATCGTCAAGTGTCATTTATTGAAAAGTCACTTGGTCTTCCAGAATGATGATTACATTTGGACTGATGGCACCGTAGCGGATTTCCTTAACTTTGCTACTGGGGAACCCAATGCAGCTAATGGCAACTGTGTAGCACTGGATGAAATGAGTAAGTGAAATCAGTGATTGAAGTTAGATTAAAACACaatgatgtacagtaatatGTAAACGGTTGTTTCTTACAGGTGGACAGTGGGAAACTGCCCCCTGTACAGATGCCGATGAATATGTTTGCATCAAGGAAGCGCAACGTTTGTTCCACTAATCGCTCATCTTACTTCAGTCACAATGAAGTTCCATCATCACAATGATCGCTCAATGACAGAATATCAGACTTTCGTGGTGTCTTTGTATTCTTGGGTTTACTCGATCAATTTTCCTTTTCTTCCCAATTACACAATTGTTCCTGACAACGAATTTGTAATGTCAAAGAGCACCTCTCCATTAAATGAAGGAATCTGTCTGCATTAAAatatttgttggtgttttttttttttttttttttttttgaaaacgtgCTCCTTTTCAAACTTACGGAGCCTATTGCTTGAAacttaaaattttaaaatcatcatcataaagaTAGAACAACAATGCATGGTCATGGCATGGCAATTAACCTACTACGTGTGTTTTTGgatcgtgggaggaaaccgcagtgcCCGGAgaaacgcaaactccacacaggaaggacagagctggtatcgaaccctCGACCTCTgaagcagatgtgctaaccggatgaccactgtgctgcctagagtcattataaaacatttttttaaatcacatactATAAATagaattgaaatgccatgtgCAACTCCGAGTGTATATACTTTATACCATCGGTccccaactttttttgtgtcacacaCCAGTTGATACAACTACACTAccacaaccatttttttttttgtcgtcgctGTTCATTGCAATGGCCCATCGCAATGGTCTGACAACAAATATAATTATACAGTCGTTAAGCATTTGCATCAGTGACCATAAAGATTCTACAATAtaacatgcacaaaataattgcgccgcaaaataaattaaaaagtattacaattgtggaatatgaattaagcagcaaaatcgaACACTCATGATCTCTCAACGAACtcacattttgccacttgctgtcaaccgCAAATGACATTTCAGTGCCTCGGGGATCATCTTGAGAATGTCACACGACCAAGCCGAGAAAACAGGTAAGTCATGATTGGCCATTACCTGAGCCCTTGAGAACgtgaatgtcattttcagtcaaatcACGAATGGCAAACGGGAAatcccctgagatggataaaaactggtgaatttggaggtttttttctttttctcagttCACTTTCCACATACCTAATCGTCGTCaaaatgctgtgtttagacttATGGGGCCATACAGAAGAAcctgtttgacttgacttcccctaaaaagaaataataataatcatacatgTAATAAAATCTCCTTGTTGCCGGACAGGGCTAATGAGGGGGGAGGCAATAATGGCTCTCATAGCTCATCCTTTTTCTTcccactttcaaaaaaaataaagcactcCATTTTTGATTGACTAAGCGGTGGTAAACTGGCATCATGTTCCCATGTTTTTTCCTCGAAAATAATCAAACGGCATGTTAGTTCCATACATTTTAATCGTGCAACCGATGCATACATTCAAATTTAGTACTTTGTAAATCCacgtatactgtatttttctttcctgTCTCCGAACACGCTCCTGGTGATCTCTTCAAAACAGAAGAGACGCAGGTGGAGGAGAGTGACCAAAACAGTGAAAAAGTGCGCAACTACCAAGATTGGTTAAATCCATCCAAAAGAAACAACCAAAAAACTTCTAGTGTATCGTGAGTTATAGACCAGATATCAATAACGGTTACCATCAAATTGTGTTCCTGTGTAAAACACTGGTACAGAGCATGAAAGGGTTTCTTTTAAGGTTTATTTGGGGTCGCACGTTATacataattattaattattcacAGGATTTTACGATAATTCCGATGTCAGACAAACATGTCTCATTTTTGTCCAACAGTTCTTGAAAGAATAGCATGGAGGTCACTTTCTTCTTTTCTGCCTTTGTAACTCGAACGTTGGTAATTCGCCATTGAGGTCAATCCCAGCTCTGACTTAGAACGCACTCAGATGCCAGATTcatcacaaggaagcagtgaaaGGTTCGACAAAGGttgaagtgacagcc is a window from the Hippocampus zosterae strain Florida chromosome 3, ASM2543408v3, whole genome shotgun sequence genome containing:
- the LOC127597330 gene encoding lithostathine-1-alpha-like isoform X1; its protein translation is MAFALHSLFLLCGISGLLTGVWAFPSKISNGLFCPKGWTLLDCNCYVYQEEQRTFADAEAVCNILGGNLVSIHSGLENAVVQQLIVAGTNNDNEAWIGLHDSILNDDYIWTDGTVADFLNFATGEPNAANGNCVALDEMSGQWETAPCTDADEYVCIKEAQRLFH
- the LOC127597330 gene encoding lithostathine-1-beta-like isoform X2; translation: MAFALHSLFLLCGISGLLTGVWAFPSKISNGLFCPKGWTLLDCNCYVYQEEQRTFADAEAVCNILGGNLVSIHSGLENAVVQQLIVAGTNNDNEAWIGLHDSILNDDYIWTDGTVADFLNFATGEPNAANGNCVALDEMNGEWNCHFARTND